A segment of the Bacillus pseudomycoides genome:
TCTTCTTCCGTCGGCCACCAAAATTGTTTTAATACCTCTTCCTCAAAATACGCTAACCACATAGAATTACTACAATCTATCATCTCTTTTTCTTTCTCTTCTTTAAGATTGTAAAAAAATTTTCTTAGTCTATGAAAACAAGACTCTTTATGTATTACAAATTCAAAATAACAATTGCTCATGTACTCACCTCTATATATGTATAACTATGAAACTCTCTTCCCAAATTATAACATTCCATAATTTAATTATGGTACACTGTCGTTTTATAAGAAAGCTATTTATGATACGAAAAAGACTCTTACAAACGTAAGAGTCCTATAAAGTACAACTTTCATCAGTGAGTTTTTTCTTCATCCCCCACTGGTGGTTAGATGAACCAATCAGGCTTTTACGGGCAGTTATCCCTCACCTATCTTCCTCATTCCTCTCTGAAGCTTTAGGTGGGGTCTTATTTTCCGTTAATCCGGGATAAATCTTATTGTGGTTTTAAAGTTAATATTTTACCGTCAATTCGATCTGTACGAAGCGTAGTAGCATGATAGTTTCCATTTACCCAATCTTCTATTTGATCATGATACCAGTCACTTTTAAAATGTCCTGATTGTCCTGGTCCTACAATATGATAACCATTTGACATATCCTTTGTATCTATTACAAATCGCCAAGATGCTCCGTGATTCACAATCCCATCATCTCCATAACTTGCTGCTTGAACTGTAATATTACTTCCCCCAACTGGCACAGCCTTTTCACGATTGAAAAAAAAACCAAGTAACTGAGAGGATTGGGACATAGGATGCGTAAAAGAAAGCTTATGGTATTCTCCCCACTTCCATTTCGTTACGTCTGATCCATATTGTTTTTCAAGCTTTTTCATTACCTTTGAATACGATGTATGTAAAACTTCTTTGAAGCCTCCATGTTTAGAAAACCATACACTGTTTTCCCCATTCATCTGCTTCCGTATCAATTGATCCACAACTTGTTGCTTACCTTCAAATAAACCCATTACATCCTTTGGTATTTCCTTTGAAAATAAAGTATTGGATATTTCTTTCATCCATAAATGAAAGATTAACGGGGCAGCTTTCTCTTTATTATCGTAAAAATCCCAATTTGTCAGCTCTTTTAACCCTTGTTTCTTCACGTCTGATACGTTTACTTTATTCAGTTCTTTCACAAACACTGGAACAAACTCTCTTGCCTGAAGGTTCTTTTGATCCATTTGCAAAGTTTGTAAATCCTTCGTAGTCAATTTATCCTTTTCCTGTAAAAATTCTTGAATACGCATTTGACGATACGGCTGCGCCCAAATATGACTAATATGATACGGATAATCATCATTTATTATTTTATTATTGGCTGTTGATATAAAGCCTTGTTCTGGGTTTATCACCTTTGGAAGTTTATCAAAGGGAATGTAGCCTTCCCATTCATATTCATCTGTCCATCCAGGAACAGGTAAAATTCCATCTCCCTTTTTACGTATCGGTATGTTTCCGTTTGCTTTATAAGCAATTGTGCCATCTGTTGATGCAAATAAGAAATTTTGAGTAGGAGTATGAAAATCTTCCAGCGCTGATTCAAATTCAGTCCAATTTGTTGCTTTGTTCATATTTAATACGGCCTTTAATTCCGCTGAAGGTTCCAATGCCGTCCATCTAAGCGCAAAAACAGCCTCATCTTTATTTTTATAAGCAAATTCTGAAATGACTGGACCGTGTCTAGTAATCGTCACTTCGTAAGGAATTGTTTTTTCACCTTTCACTTTTATAGGTTCATTCACAATCGTAGCTTTTTCCCATTTATCGTTATACAAAAACTCATTGGGATTATCCGGGTTTCTTTTTTCTATATATAAATCTTGTACGTCCGGACCTGTATTCGTGACACCCCAAGCAATTTGTTTGTTATGCCCTAACATAAGACCTGGAACCCCTGCAAAAATAACTCCGCTCACATTTATGTCTTTCATCTCCAAATGTGTTTGATACCATATCGATGGTGTCGCCAAAGAAAGATGGGGATCATCTGCTAATATAGGCATTCCTGATGCACTTTTTTCTCCACTTACAACCCAATTATTGCTCCCGTTAGATTCTGGTGGAATAATTGCTTTTGCAAAACCACTGGCCACATTCACATCCAGATTATTTAACAGTGCTAATAGTCTAGGAGCATCCGTTGGATAAGTTGGAAATAATTCATAGGCCTGCTCTTTCGAAAGATGTTGAAGTGTCCAAAATCGAAATGCTTGTCCATGCCAATGACCACCTAAGTCAAAAGCCATATACTTGCCAATCGTTAAAGAATCAACCGGAGTCCATTCAGCAGGCTCGTATCCTAGTAAATGAAACTCTACTGGTAGTTTCCCGTCCTTTTTTGCTTCCTTTATAAATGCATTTACTCCATCAGCAAACGACTCCAATGCATCTTTTGCTTCGCCAGTATATTGGCTTACTGATGCTTCTGCTACTCGCCTTAGCCCAAGGGTTCGGAACAATTTATCTTTATCTAGCGCCGCCTTCCCAACCACTTCGCTTAATGTTCCAGATGCTTGTCTTCTACTTAAGTCCATTTGAAACAACCGATCTTGCGCCTGAACATATCCTTGTGAAAAATATAAATCATGCTCATTCTCAGCTTTAATATGAGGTACCCCTCTTTCATCTTGTGTTACTTGAACCGATTTTTGCAATTCACTGACATGAACCGTCCCTTCTACCTTTGGCATTGACTTCATCACGAATGCATTTACAAAAACTACCGCGGTAACAAGTAAAAAAAGAAGAATACTACCAAACCAAATGACAATTTTTTCCCCTTACCTCTTTTCTTCCGCTGTTTCACAACAACTTCCATACAAACTCCCTCCTTTTTCAATCTATTCGCTCATATTAGGAGAGAAACCTTTCAGATTGAAGAGAGTTGTCATGTACCATCCATCTTTGATATGTAGAATACTATTTATTTTTTACATTCTTATCGTGAACTGTCTCACTCAAAAGATAACGATAAACAAAAAGCCCCAGTAAATTTCGATTTACTGTGACTTTTTGTTTCTTGAATACTCAATAGTAAACTCTTTATCTTGAAAGCATGTCCAATAAAGGAATTTTAAATGCACCAAAAAATCTTGGAATGACAAATGCAACAATCAGAAAAAGCACTTCCACAGTTACCTTTTTCCACTTAGAATTCGGTGCGTACTTCTGATAAAAATAACAGCTGACAAAAGCTAAAAATATACATATCCCACCGATGAGAACTGGATATAAATACGGCATAACTATTGGCGCATATTCTGTACTCATATCAGCATTCGGATCGTCCCAAAATAAAGCTACCGTAACAGCAAAAAAGAAAAAAAACGCAAAATTTATCATATGGAAAACAGTAAGTAAAATAAATAGGATTAATATAACTTTATCCTTAACTACATGAAATAAACTCTCTTTATAAGCCACGAGTGTTCCTCCCTAAGTAATTGCTCTATTATGTAATTAGACTTATACTACCTCAATTCGATTCTACGATTTTATTGAGGCACTAGCATGAACAAATTGCTATCTCTTTTTTCTATACTAGATTATAGATCGTCGACCTAGTCCAAAATGTTAACATTATTTTCATCTACAACTGCTTTCACTACATCTTTTTCAAAGATTACAAGATATCCAGAAGGCAATGTTAATACTTGAATAAGAGAAGGCTTCAATTTTAATAATTCATATGCATAGAACGCTTCGTACTCTTCTGTGTCATCCTCATCATTAATAGGACCTATATACCAACCGGAGTCACCTTTTTCACAATCTTTTGTTCTTTCTAAGTAAATATCATCTAATTCCAATACATTTTTGGCAGCAACAATTTTGTCACAAAAGCGCAGCAATTCCCCTTCAATTGTTAATGGTTTTAAAAAACTCACTTGTGTTAATAGTATCCATAATGAAATCGTCAAATCATCTGTCATATCTTCAAATGGATTCTTCGTATAATCATGTACAGTAATATGAAATCCATCTTCCCTTTTATCAAGAAAATAAATCGACCAACCAACTTGTATAGAAAACCCATCTATTAATCGATCATTTTCTACTTCAGTTAAAAAATGAAATAACCCTTCTACCTGCACTGCGAAGATCTTTTCCGCCTGAGCAATGAAAGTTTTATCCCCTATCTTATTAATAAACTTTTCCACTGATTTCCCTCCTCTTTTCCTAAGCGCTTCATTTGCACTCTAAATAACTCCATTTCCCCTCACTTCTCACCAAAATTTTATCAATAAGCAAATGATCTCCATCTTCCCAAACCTTTTCTATTATTCCTTTCATTTTTGCAATACCATTACTAGCGTTACAATCACAAAAAACAAGAATATCTCTCGCTGGTATCGCAACCGCATATCCATTTGATACGAATTTTTTTAATGAGTAATCCCATAAATCGTCTAATACAATTAAGCTAGCTTCGAAGTTTCCGTCAAGAATTAAGGCAAAACATTCTTCCGTTAGCGTGTGAACCCTTAGTTCTGTTTCATCTGCTAACTTATAAAGATTATTGATCCCGATTTCTAATAACTGCTTCTCATCCAATCCTTCTCCTGATATATGCTTATTTTGAACATATTGAAAATAAGCGTTTTGATTATCTTCAACTAAAAAGGTAATCATTAAATCTTCATTAAAAAATGTATGGACAAAGCTATTTTCTTCAGATAAAGTAAAACACTCTTCATCAAGATCCTCTTTTACTATTGGTTTTAAGTATGCAACTGCTTCCTTACAAAATTGGATTGTCATATAAATACGCCCCTTTACTTTCTATAACAATACACACCAATTAACATATATAAAGCCAGCAAAACAATACTAAATTCATTGGAGGCTTAATCGAGAAATGAGTTCCTTTAAACTTGTACTAAGATGCTGATACTCTTCCATTTCAAAATCTTCTATAACAATTTCTCCAGTACGATTGTTCATAAGAATTAGCATCCCACTACTTTCAAATCCTATAGGAATATATATTTCATCTCCCTGTCTAAGAGTTAAATAATCTTGAACACGCTTTATAAATAAAAATGGTTCAACAACTGGTGTTACAGGGAATAAGCTAATATTGTAATTATTAATCCAACCAATCATCTCGAGAAACCAATAGGAATTATAATATTCTTTTATATCAGAATGAAGGGTAGCATTTAGTTCTGTTTCAAATTCTTGAAAATCATCATATTCATCCTTCACCTTTGGCTTCCAAAATATATAGTCATCCTCATCCTTTTCACCAATATATAAGCGCTTGTCAATCTCTACATTAAATGGAATCTGCGGGTGTGTTCCGTTCCAATCGCTCCATTTCAATAAGTAACTTTCAAAGTAACGCTGCATGATTGCTTTCAACGCTGATCACCTTTTCAAACGTAAATTTGAAATCAATTCTTGTATATTTTCTGAAATCGTTTCAAATGAACCTCTCTCAAAATCTTCTAATTTAACTTTCCCATTTTCATTGTCAATCACAACTAACATTCCGTTACCTTCAATACCTATTGGAATATGTTTTAATCTCTCTTGGTGGTTCCCCTTATAGCCCTTTAACTGTTCTTTAAATGAATGCAATTCAATATTCGGCAATACCGCTTCTAATTCAATATAATAATTTTTATAAAAACCATTTAATTCAGCAAACCAATAGGAATTAAAGTACGTAATAACCGTTTGATGAAAATGAATATCCATTTCTTGTTCTAAATGAATAAAGTCGTGTACGATATTTTTTTCTACTGGTTTCCATAGAATATAGCTTTCCTCATCTATTTCCCCATCATAAAGAATAGCATTCACTTCTTCAAGAACTGGTGTTTTTAATAGAAAATCTAAACCTTCGTGCGCTAATTTTATTCTTAACCTAAAGTATTGTTGCATTGCATTCTTAATAGACACGCATATTCCCCTTTACTTCACTTAATTTAGTGTCAATTAATATTTAGAAAGTAATCAAAGTCACTTGTTATCTGTACCACATATTCCATTTGTCCTGTATGTTCGTTGGTGCTTTGTTCTATTTTCATACTTCCATCTTTGTTGAAATAACTGTGTAACGGGTTATTTCCTCCATCGTTTGTCTTGTAATAAAAACCTTCTGGTTCTTCCACCTTTTTTAAGTCATCTTGAAAGTAGACTTCAGGTTCAACGCCTTTTTTATCACTTTTAGGGTATTTAAATAAACCAGCTTTTTTATAATACGACAATATTTCTGCTTTACTTAGTTTAGTAGATAGGCGAACAGATGCAATAACACCCCAATATCCACCATTTCCCCATACAAGGGATTTTCCATTAACTTGTTCCTTTTCCATGACTTTGGTTTGTGGAGGAAGGGGATATTTAAATAGTTGTTCAGCAAAGTTATTAGAAATTCTGTCTTTATTTGTCCAATATGAACATCCTGCAATCAATATTATTACTACTAAAATGATTATCCCCATCTTACTAAATATCGTTCTTCTTAATATATTCATCTTTAAGAGACCTCTCCCGCGAAATTATTGATAGTAAAATTTTAACATAAAAATCCGTTTATCCTTACCTAACATAGCTCTATATTCTAAACATTCTACTTGATAATATCCGAATATAGCTTGTTCTGCTTCTTGTATAAGTCTATTTATTTCAGTGATGAATTTCCTATAAGCTTCTTCTTGAATTGTAGGAAATTCATCATCTTCTTCCCCATCAATAGTTAAAGGAACTATTTTGTCATGACCCAAAATAAATCATACGAGATTTCACCAAATAGTTCGTGACTCATCTTTCTTATTTATTCATCCCCCTATTGGATACTCCTATTATATTTTTTGCTGATTATTTATACCGAAGTACAATTACATTCCCTAACGGGGCATAACCAAAACATTCATTAAAAACTATACCAAAATACTCGATCTACTGTTTGTTGGAAAACAGGTACTTTTATAAAGTTTAATAGTATATCTTTCTCATTTGTCTCAACATATTCATCGTTATCTACATTGTAAAATTGAAGAACTTCCACTTTACTCAATTGAGATTTGAAACCATATCCAATTGGACCCCATTCTTGGATTACTTGTCCATTTCTTTCAATTTTTCCTCCTCCCTGTTTAAATTGTATACTTCAAACTAGACTCAAACCAACTTAAAACAAAGAATAATAAGAAAGCAATATAAATCTGCTAGTTTTTCGACTTTATAGTCTTTATTTTTCGCTTCTAAATACTTCGTTAACTCTTCCCCTGTTTTCTTGCATACTTCTTCTATGTATTCTTTTCATCTAGTATTCTTGTTGTAAGTGTTTTACCATTATTTGTGATCACTTCTGGGACTCGGTAACCTACTAGTTTATTGTAGGTTGGGCATCGTGATTCCTCCGATATTTTTGTTTCCCTTCAATTATAATATCTATTCACAAATGATAAAGGCACCTTAACAATTTTATTGTAGCTTGTTAAAGCGCCTCTTCATCACTAAATATTCTTTATTGCTTCCTTGAAATGCTCCTCTTCTTCCCTTGACTGTTTTACAATATTGTTGAAATCACCTTGCGTTACACCAGTGCTTCGGATGATTTCTTCTATTAACTTATAAAGCTGATTAGCAATGATATTTGTACACTTCATTTTTACCTGTTATCGCTTTGTACATAAACAGTGGTAAAAAATCCCTACAACAGCTACTGGCATTAACATGATGACAATA
Coding sequences within it:
- a CDS encoding DUF1444 domain-containing protein; protein product: MTIQFCKEAVAYLKPIVKEDLDEECFTLSEENSFVHTFFNEDLMITFLVEDNQNAYFQYVQNKHISGEGLDEKQLLEIGINNLYKLADETELRVHTLTEECFALILDGNFEASLIVLDDLWDYSLKKFVSNGYAVAIPARDILVFCDCNASNGIAKMKGIIEKVWEDGDHLLIDKILVRSEGKWSYLECK
- a CDS encoding SecY-interacting protein Syd, whose product is MKAIMQRYFESYLLKWSDWNGTHPQIPFNVEIDKRLYIGEKDEDDYIFWKPKVKDEYDDFQEFETELNATLHSDIKEYYNSYWFLEMIGWINNYNISLFPVTPVVEPFLFIKRVQDYLTLRQGDEIYIPIGFESSGMLILMNNRTGEIVIEDFEMEEYQHLSTSLKELISRLSLQ
- a CDS encoding SecY-interacting protein Syd, which codes for MQQYFRLRIKLAHEGLDFLLKTPVLEEVNAILYDGEIDEESYILWKPVEKNIVHDFIHLEQEMDIHFHQTVITYFNSYWFAELNGFYKNYYIELEAVLPNIELHSFKEQLKGYKGNHQERLKHIPIGIEGNGMLVVIDNENGKVKLEDFERGSFETISENIQELISNLRLKR